The following proteins are encoded in a genomic region of Thermodesulfobacteriota bacterium:
- a CDS encoding sigma 54-interacting transcriptional regulator: MNRSLSDLKLKVLYDVTRLIGKALELDLALDRILTVLSRHVSLKRGTLTLADPKTGRLAIRASHGLSPEERRRGVYRLDEGVTGRIFQTGEPFVVPDIRREPLFLNRTGARSIDKGRISFLGVPIFLNGAPIGVLSADRVFGDEVALREDAEFLAILAALVAQFVSLNRQVEAREEGLIRQNLSLRAELSDRYQDLLFVGASPAMAEVQQLVRKVAPTRATVLLLGESGTGKTLAARILHELSPRSTFPFTKVNCAAVPEQLLESELFGHERGAFTGATAAKPGRFEEAEGGTIFLDEIGDLPLGLQAKLLRFLQEREFERVGSNRTLRVDVRIVAATHRNLAEGAARGEFREDLFYRLNVFPIRLPSLRERHEDIPRLADHFLKKLSREYGRPLELAPEALAALDRYAWPGNVRELENILERLAIVAEGPRIEARELAPYLAGLDGLDGAGEASPGPAGGDRPSLREVERRELLSALERNRWNQTQAARELGITLRQIGYKVRKFGLHDRVLDGRAAGAGPPAP, from the coding sequence ATGAACCGCAGCCTCAGCGACCTCAAGCTCAAGGTCCTCTACGACGTGACCCGGCTCATCGGCAAGGCGCTCGAGCTGGACCTCGCCCTGGACCGCATCCTCACCGTGCTGTCCCGGCACGTGTCCCTGAAGCGGGGCACCCTCACCCTGGCAGACCCCAAGACCGGGCGCCTCGCCATCCGCGCCTCCCACGGATTGAGCCCCGAGGAGCGCCGCAGGGGTGTCTACCGCCTGGACGAGGGCGTCACGGGACGGATCTTCCAGACGGGGGAGCCCTTCGTGGTGCCCGACATCCGCCGGGAGCCCCTGTTTCTCAACCGCACCGGGGCGCGCAGCATCGACAAGGGGCGGATCTCGTTTCTGGGCGTGCCCATCTTCCTGAACGGCGCCCCCATCGGCGTGCTCAGCGCCGACCGGGTCTTCGGCGACGAGGTGGCCCTGCGGGAGGACGCGGAGTTTCTGGCCATCCTCGCGGCCCTGGTGGCCCAGTTCGTGAGCTTGAACCGCCAGGTGGAGGCCCGGGAGGAGGGGCTGATCCGCCAGAACCTCTCCCTGCGCGCCGAGCTCTCGGACCGGTACCAGGACCTGCTCTTCGTGGGGGCCAGCCCGGCCATGGCCGAGGTGCAGCAGCTCGTCCGGAAGGTCGCGCCCACCCGGGCCACCGTGCTCCTGCTCGGGGAATCGGGCACGGGAAAGACGCTGGCCGCCCGCATCCTCCACGAGCTCTCGCCCCGCAGCACCTTTCCGTTCACCAAGGTCAACTGCGCCGCCGTGCCCGAACAGCTCCTCGAGTCCGAGCTCTTCGGCCACGAGCGGGGGGCCTTTACCGGCGCCACCGCGGCCAAGCCGGGGCGGTTCGAGGAAGCGGAGGGCGGCACCATCTTCCTCGACGAGATCGGGGACCTGCCCCTGGGCCTCCAGGCCAAGCTGCTGCGGTTCCTCCAGGAGCGCGAGTTCGAGCGGGTGGGCAGCAACCGCACCCTGAGGGTGGACGTGCGGATCGTCGCGGCGACCCACCGCAACCTGGCCGAGGGCGCGGCCCGGGGCGAGTTCCGGGAGGACCTCTTCTACCGCCTCAACGTCTTCCCCATCCGCCTCCCGTCCCTGCGGGAGCGCCACGAGGACATCCCCCGCCTGGCCGACCATTTCCTGAAGAAGCTCTCCCGGGAATACGGCCGGCCCCTGGAGCTCGCCCCGGAGGCCCTGGCGGCCCTGGACCGGTACGCCTGGCCCGGCAACGTGCGGGAGCTGGAGAACATCCTCGAGCGCCTGGCCATCGTGGCGGAGGGGCCGCGGATCGAGGCCCGGGAGCTCGCCCCCTACCTGGCGGGCCTCGACGGCCTCGACGGGGCCGGGGAGGCCAGCCCGGGGCCTGCCGGCGGGGACCGCCCCTCCCTGCGGGAGGTCGAGCGCCGGGAGCTCCTGTCCGCCCTCGAGCGCAACCGCTGGAACCAGACCCAGGCGGCCCGGGAGCTCGGCATCACCCTGCGACAGATCGGCTACAAGGTCCGAAAGTTCGGGCTCCACGACCGGGTCCTCGACGGCCGCGCCGCCGGCGCAGGCCCCCCCGCCCCCTGA
- the nifD gene encoding nitrogenase molybdenum-iron protein alpha chain: MEAAKTHALPDPEAVKQAMLEKFPAKVAKKRAKQIVVNRAPDAAGRVPEIHANARTSPGVITQRGCTYAGCKGVILGPVRDILTITHGPVGCGFYSWLTRRNQTRTQGPDDVNYMPYALMTDMQEEDIVFGGEKKLRQAVREAYETFRPQAIALCATCPVGLIGDDIHAVAREMKEELGINVFAFSCEGYKGVSQSAGHHIANNQVFKHVVGLDDTTPEGEYRINILGEYNIGGDAFEIERLLEKCGITLVASFSGNATYEQFARAHTADLNAIMCHRSINYMGDMMEKKFGVPWIKVNFIGAQATAKSLRRIAQYFEDPELLARVEQVIAEELPEVERAAAEVRPRTAGKRAMLFVGGSRAHHYQELFRELGMETVAAGYEFGHRDDYEGRAVLPSVKVDADSRNIEELEVEPDPARFRPRTGPEKAARLGAGGLSFAEYQGMMAEMAEKTLVIDDISHHETEVLLKKYRPHIFCAGIKEKYAVQKWGIPLKQLHSYDYGGPYAGFRGAANFYRDIDRMVNSRVWTYVTPPWEAEEAPEAKAVYACG, from the coding sequence ATGGAAGCTGCGAAGACCCACGCCCTGCCCGACCCGGAAGCCGTGAAGCAGGCGATGCTGGAGAAGTTCCCAGCCAAGGTGGCCAAGAAGCGCGCGAAGCAGATCGTGGTGAACCGCGCCCCCGACGCGGCGGGGCGCGTGCCCGAGATCCACGCCAACGCCCGCACCTCCCCCGGGGTCATCACCCAGCGGGGCTGCACCTACGCCGGGTGCAAGGGGGTGATCCTGGGCCCGGTGCGCGACATCCTCACCATTACCCACGGGCCGGTGGGGTGCGGCTTCTACTCCTGGCTCACCCGCCGCAACCAGACCCGCACCCAGGGCCCCGACGACGTCAACTACATGCCCTACGCCCTCATGACCGACATGCAGGAGGAAGACATCGTCTTCGGGGGCGAGAAGAAGCTCAGGCAGGCGGTGCGCGAGGCCTACGAGACCTTCCGCCCCCAGGCCATCGCGCTGTGCGCCACGTGCCCCGTGGGCCTCATCGGCGACGACATCCACGCCGTGGCCCGGGAGATGAAGGAAGAGCTCGGGATCAACGTGTTCGCCTTCTCCTGCGAGGGGTACAAGGGCGTGAGCCAATCCGCCGGCCACCACATCGCCAACAACCAGGTCTTCAAGCACGTGGTGGGGCTCGACGACACCACCCCCGAGGGCGAGTACCGGATCAACATCCTCGGGGAGTACAACATCGGGGGCGACGCCTTCGAGATCGAGCGCCTCCTGGAGAAGTGCGGCATCACGCTGGTGGCGAGCTTCAGCGGCAATGCCACCTACGAACAGTTCGCCCGGGCCCACACGGCCGACCTCAACGCCATCATGTGCCACCGCTCCATCAACTACATGGGCGACATGATGGAGAAGAAGTTCGGGGTGCCGTGGATCAAGGTGAACTTCATCGGGGCCCAGGCCACCGCCAAGTCCCTGCGGCGCATCGCCCAGTACTTCGAGGACCCGGAGCTCCTGGCGCGGGTGGAGCAGGTGATCGCCGAGGAGCTGCCCGAGGTGGAGCGGGCCGCCGCCGAGGTGCGTCCGCGCACCGCCGGCAAGCGCGCCATGCTCTTCGTGGGAGGCTCCCGGGCCCACCACTACCAGGAGCTCTTCCGGGAGCTCGGGATGGAGACCGTGGCCGCCGGGTACGAGTTCGGCCACCGGGACGACTACGAGGGCCGGGCGGTGCTTCCCTCCGTCAAGGTGGACGCGGACAGCCGCAACATCGAGGAGCTCGAGGTCGAGCCCGACCCCGCCCGCTTCCGCCCCCGCACCGGCCCCGAGAAGGCCGCCCGGCTGGGCGCGGGGGGGCTCTCATTTGCCGAGTACCAGGGCATGATGGCCGAGATGGCCGAGAAGACCCTGGTCATCGACGACATCAGCCACCACGAGACCGAAGTGCTCCTCAAGAAGTACCGGCCCCACATCTTTTGTGCCGGCATCAAGGAGAAGTACGCGGTACAGAAGTGGGGCATCCCCCTGAAGCAGCTCCACAGCTATGACTACGGCGGGCCCTACGCCGGCTTCCGGGGCGCCGCGAACTTCTACCGCGACATCGACCGCATGGTGAACAGCCGGGTCTGGACCTACGTGACCCCGCCCTGGGAAGCCGAGGAAGCCCCCGAAGCAAAGGCCGTCTACGCCTGCGGCTGA
- a CDS encoding nitrogenase component 1, translating to MLLRHTPAEIQERSALTINPAKTCQPIGAMYAALGIHRCFPHSHGSQGCCAYHRSMLTRHYKEPIMAGTSSFTEGASVFGGMANLTQAVDAIFHLYEPDVIAVHTTCLSETIGDDIPQIVSSARDAGKIPEGRHVIHANTPSYVGSHVTGFAAMTKAMVDYFAEPGREKGSGVNIIPGYVEPADMAEIQRLARALGVEAVVFPDTSGVLDAPQTGRHEFYPRGGVTLEALRSTGARRATLALGSTASSPAARALEAKCGVPALQLDLPIGLLATDQFVDALRRTAGVAVPEAVSVERGQLLDLITDMEQYLHGRSVAVAGDPDQVVALTGFLVSLGMRPAHVVTGTPGKEVERRVRELAAGAPGPVNVKAGGDLFLFHQWIKQEPVDLIIGNTYCKYIARDEDIPLVRHGFPVLDRIGHVAFPTVGYRGAMRLLEKILDALLDRQDRDAPEESFELVM from the coding sequence ATGCTGCTGCGACACACCCCCGCGGAGATCCAGGAGCGCTCGGCGCTCACCATCAACCCGGCCAAGACCTGCCAGCCCATCGGGGCCATGTACGCCGCCCTGGGCATCCACCGGTGCTTTCCCCACAGCCACGGCTCCCAGGGGTGCTGCGCCTACCACCGCAGCATGCTCACCCGGCATTACAAGGAGCCCATCATGGCGGGCACGAGCTCCTTTACCGAGGGCGCCTCGGTCTTCGGGGGCATGGCCAACCTCACCCAGGCCGTGGACGCCATCTTCCACCTCTACGAGCCCGACGTGATCGCCGTCCACACCACGTGTTTGTCCGAGACCATCGGGGACGACATCCCCCAGATCGTCTCCTCGGCCCGGGACGCGGGCAAGATCCCCGAGGGCAGGCACGTCATCCACGCCAACACCCCGAGCTACGTGGGCTCCCACGTCACGGGCTTCGCCGCCATGACGAAGGCCATGGTGGACTACTTCGCCGAGCCCGGGCGGGAAAAGGGCAGCGGGGTCAACATCATCCCCGGGTACGTGGAGCCCGCCGACATGGCCGAGATCCAGCGCCTGGCCCGAGCGCTGGGGGTCGAGGCCGTGGTCTTCCCGGATACCTCGGGGGTCCTCGACGCACCCCAGACCGGCCGCCACGAGTTCTACCCCCGGGGCGGCGTGACGCTCGAGGCGCTGCGGTCCACCGGCGCACGCCGCGCCACCCTGGCCCTGGGCAGCACCGCCTCGAGCCCGGCGGCCCGGGCCCTGGAGGCCAAGTGCGGCGTGCCCGCCCTGCAGCTCGACCTGCCCATCGGGCTCCTGGCCACGGACCAGTTCGTGGACGCCCTGCGCCGCACGGCCGGAGTGGCCGTGCCCGAGGCGGTCTCGGTCGAGCGGGGCCAGCTTCTGGACCTCATCACCGACATGGAGCAGTACCTCCACGGCCGCTCCGTCGCCGTGGCCGGCGACCCCGACCAGGTGGTCGCCCTCACCGGCTTCCTCGTGAGCCTGGGCATGCGCCCCGCCCACGTCGTCACCGGCACCCCCGGCAAGGAGGTCGAGCGGCGCGTCCGCGAGCTCGCCGCCGGGGCGCCCGGCCCGGTCAACGTCAAGGCCGGCGGAGACCTCTTCCTCTTCCACCAGTGGATCAAGCAGGAACCCGTGGACCTCATCATCGGCAACACCTACTGCAAGTATATCGCCCGGGACGAGGACATCCCCCTGGTACGCCACGGCTTCCCCGTGCTGGACCGCATCGGCCACGTGGCCTTCCCCACCGTGGGCTACCGCGGCGCCATGCGCCTCCTGGAAAAGATCCTCGACGCCCTCCTGGACCGCCAGGACCGGGACGCCCCGGAGGAGAGCTTCGAGTTGGTGATGTGA
- a CDS encoding GNAT family N-acetyltransferase: MRDPHEPNLRPARPSDLEALVALLGDLFSLEADFTPDPERQRRGLMLLLDGSEDRRVFVADAGGRAVGMATVQVLVSTAEGGPVGLVEDVVVAPEHRGRGLGRRLLAALEAWALERGLTRLQLLADRDNAPAFAFYEKAGWEGTRLVCWRKRG, encoded by the coding sequence ATGCGTGATCCCCACGAGCCCAACCTCCGCCCCGCCCGGCCCTCCGACCTGGAAGCCCTCGTGGCACTCCTGGGCGACCTCTTCTCCCTCGAAGCGGACTTCACCCCCGACCCGGAGCGCCAGCGCCGGGGCCTCATGCTCCTCCTCGACGGCTCCGAAGACCGGCGGGTCTTCGTGGCCGACGCCGGCGGCCGGGCCGTGGGCATGGCCACCGTGCAGGTCCTGGTCTCCACCGCCGAAGGCGGCCCCGTGGGGCTCGTGGAGGACGTGGTGGTCGCCCCGGAGCACCGGGGCCGCGGGCTCGGCCGGCGCCTCCTCGCGGCCCTGGAGGCCTGGGCCCTGGAGCGCGGACTCACCCGCCTCCAACTCCTGGCCGACCGGGACAACGCCCCGGCGTTCGCCTTCTACGAGAAGGCCGGGTGGGAGGGAACCAGGCTCGTGTGCTGGAGGAAGAGGGGATGA